A region of Buchnera aphidicola (Nurudea yanoniella) DNA encodes the following proteins:
- a CDS encoding 3-deoxy-7-phosphoheptulonate synthase produces the protein MKKTDELRTIRIDPLITPFELAKRYPITSDIMDTVINARKNIANIMTGVDLRLLVVIGPCSVHDPLAAVEYAKKLNELRKKYSSRLEIVMRTYFEKPRTVIGWKGLISDPDLNGSFRVNHGLSIARKLLLDINSLGLPAATEFLDIVIGQFIADLISWGAIGARTTESQIHREMASALSCPVGFKNGTDGNIRIAIDAIRAASVKHLFLAPDKHGQMTINHTSGNPFGHVIMRGGKSPNYHAKDIDLTIRYLQEFNLLEYLMIDFSHGNCLKQHRRQCDVGDSIAKQIRDGSTAIFGVMIESFIEEGSQKVINNKPLIYGKSITDPCLGWSDSVRILKKLSNAVNSRF, from the coding sequence ATGAAAAAAACAGATGAATTAAGAACAATACGAATTGATCCATTAATTACTCCATTTGAATTAGCAAAACGTTATCCTATAACTTCTGATATTATGGATACTGTTATCAATGCTAGAAAAAATATAGCTAATATTATGACAGGAGTAGATTTACGTTTATTAGTTGTAATAGGTCCTTGTTCTGTTCATGATCCCTTAGCTGCCGTAGAATATGCAAAAAAATTAAATGAATTACGTAAAAAATATTCTTCTCGGCTTGAAATAGTTATGCGAACTTATTTTGAAAAACCACGCACGGTTATAGGATGGAAAGGATTAATTTCAGATCCTGATTTGAATGGAAGTTTTCGTGTTAATCATGGTTTATCAATTGCTAGAAAATTACTTTTAGATATTAATTCATTGGGACTTCCAGCGGCTACTGAATTTTTAGATATAGTAATTGGTCAATTTATAGCTGATCTAATCAGTTGGGGTGCAATAGGAGCACGTACTACTGAAAGTCAAATTCATAGAGAAATGGCGTCTGCGTTATCTTGTCCAGTAGGATTTAAAAATGGAACTGATGGAAATATCAGAATTGCTATAGATGCTATTCGTGCTGCAAGCGTTAAACATTTGTTCTTAGCACCTGATAAACATGGACAAATGACTATAAATCATACTAGTGGAAATCCATTTGGACATGTTATTATGCGTGGAGGAAAGTCTCCAAATTATCATGCTAAAGATATAGATTTAACTATTAGATATTTGCAAGAATTTAATTTATTAGAATATTTAATGATTGATTTTAGTCATGGAAATTGTTTAAAGCAACATAGGCGGCAATGTGATGTAGGAGATTCTATAGCTAAACAAATAAGGGATGGTTCTACTGCTATATTCGGCGTTATGATTGAAAGTTTCATAGAAGAAGGTTCTCAAAAAGTCATAAATAACAAACCTTTAATTTATGGTAAATCAATAACAGACCCTTGCCTAGGATGGAGTGATAGTGTACGCATTCTTAAAAAATTATCAAATGCTGTAAATAGTAGGTTTTAG